The Lysobacter gummosus sequence CTTTCGCGCATCGCTACCCGCGGCGATGGATTACTTCGACAACTCCAGCGCCAGCGAAGACACCCAGCCCTTGTTGCCGAGTTCATCCTCGACTTCCCACATGGCGCCCTGCTTGTTGCCGGTGGGGTAGAGCATCATGCCCGGGTCGAGCGGACGCACCACCTTGCCGGCGCCGTTGGAATTGGCGAACAGGCGCGCGGTCTTGACCACGGTGACCGCCTGTTGCGAATTCGACGCCGACGGGTTGTCCGACAGGCCGCCGAGTTGGCCGACCAGATCGGTGTAGGCCTGCAGATAGGCCATCGTGATGACCTGGCCGACTTCGGTGTTGGCGTAACCCGACACGCCCGCGCTGCCCAGGCCGCTGCTGCCCCACAACGCGCCGCTGCCGCCGAAGCCGATGTCGGTCTTCTTGGCGCTGCCTTCGGCCATCGCGACCTGCTCGGAGGAGCGCACGTCGGTCACGGTCAGCACGACGTCGGCGGTCTTCTTGTTGAAGTTGAGATTGCCGGCGACCTGGCCGGCCTTGCCGCCGATCAGACCGCCGAGCAGGCCGCCGATCGCGTTGCCGCCGGCGTTGC is a genomic window containing:
- a CDS encoding CsgG/HfaB family protein, translated to MKTAIRGIQATACMIGLGLALSAAPSWAQRKSAQDLRAEKMTQIPTCSKNLGAISVIEPEDSVNWWSGQQLPAPSKLIKVFVQKSRCFTLVDRGAGMDMAMRERELSSGGQLRNKSNIGKGQIRAADYVLVPDLISKNSNAGGNAIGGLLGGLIGGKAGQVAGNLNFNKKTADVVLTVTDVRSSEQVAMAEGSAKKTDIGFGGSGALWGSSGLGSAGVSGYANTEVGQVITMAYLQAYTDLVGQLGGLSDNPSASNSQQAVTVVKTARLFANSNGAGKVVRPLDPGMMLYPTGNKQGAMWEVEDELGNKGWVSSLALELSK